Proteins encoded within one genomic window of Clostridiales bacterium:
- a CDS encoding stage II sporulation protein P, translated as MINRKIYTLSNFKMYALIIFLLLGAFLLIRKPPINITAGLPKIDVEGQEDNIYKIIIDKTMPMLDISMQEDSDSKLPQFIGNIFSKYISKIDVSNPKNYLKSEIPLLGLTNTKPFSASIAARSGSVINAKGDNQENKNNNEVIKNSVNFPDKPLENVKINASKPEVIIFHTHTDESFTPSAKYKFKLIGDYYSADKNYNVCRLGEEVKNYIEKYYGIAVAHDTTVNDMTNGVPNRSGSYNRARPVVESLIKKYPEAKFIIDLHRDGVTDKSVVTANIRGDQVAKTMIVLGKGNPHWQENYFTASKISQKMEQLYPSLFKRIDYANKSIYNQDISNKMILIEVGAQLNTLDEAIVSARMLARSIGEVLKAD; from the coding sequence ATGATAAATAGAAAAATATATACTCTGTCCAATTTTAAGATGTATGCGTTGATTATTTTTTTGCTGCTGGGAGCATTTTTACTGATTAGAAAGCCACCGATAAATATAACTGCCGGATTGCCCAAGATCGACGTCGAAGGCCAAGAGGACAATATATATAAAATAATAATCGATAAAACCATGCCGATGCTTGATATAAGCATGCAGGAAGATTCTGATAGCAAATTGCCTCAATTCATAGGAAATATTTTTTCAAAATATATATCAAAAATAGATGTATCAAATCCCAAAAATTATCTTAAGTCGGAAATACCACTGCTTGGGCTTACGAATACCAAGCCTTTTAGTGCAAGCATTGCGGCAAGATCAGGAAGTGTAATAAACGCTAAAGGAGACAACCAAGAAAATAAAAACAATAATGAAGTGATTAAAAACAGCGTAAATTTCCCTGACAAGCCTCTGGAAAATGTCAAGATCAACGCCAGCAAGCCGGAAGTTATTATTTTCCACACCCATACTGATGAAAGTTTTACTCCGTCAGCCAAATACAAGTTCAAACTGATAGGAGATTATTATTCGGCAGATAAAAATTATAACGTATGCAGGCTTGGGGAAGAAGTTAAAAACTATATAGAGAAATATTATGGCATAGCTGTCGCACACGATACTACGGTAAATGATATGACAAACGGGGTTCCAAACCGGAGCGGGAGCTATAACAGGGCAAGGCCTGTCGTTGAATCGCTTATAAAAAAATATCCTGAAGCGAAGTTCATAATCGATCTGCATAGAGATGGCGTGACTGATAAAAGCGTTGTAACTGCAAACATAAGGGGAGATCAGGTTGCAAAGACGATGATCGTATTAGGCAAGGGGAATCCACACTGGCAGGAAAATTACTTTACCGCATCAAAGATAAGCCAGAAGATGGAACAACTTTATCCAAGCCTTTTTAAGCGTATAGATTATGCAAATAAGTCTATATATAATCAGGATATCTCCAATAAGATGATACTCATAGAAGTAGGCGCGCAGCTCAATACTTTAGACGAGGCAATCGTTTCTGCAAGGATGCTTGCACGTTCAATAGGAGAAGTCCTTAAAGCCGATTAG
- a CDS encoding DNA internalization-related competence protein ComEC/Rec2: MQRILFWAFMFYSMGLIFGAALRPFSYIFLISSIFLLILSIAYYIKGKRTFYLLYLLVLSLGMFYYPYKLNNLNRLHDRFKGKDAMLYGQISDEVSIKDRLKKYILHVDRIEIGNVIYRCKSEVQVIDFRNTKSYVTPYEYIKIDGTFEEYQPYKNIGMDNYSDYLLRHGVFGTFTANYSKDINPEKCSKRFLEQIAYRIKERAESRLMPVLDKESYGMMKGVLFGDTEGYDRDDYEAFKKCGIAHIFAVSGYNIWLIYFILSNVLFFLGNNSRLKSYIIIFFLMLYTVMTGLTPSVMRAFVMASIIIAGKLMNKHADSLTSLSLSGFIILTVNPLLIMDIGFILSFISAASIILILPRMEKIKMPIHGKIKDVFLVTLSVQIGILPAITYYFNNLPLLSIPANMIIMPVVSVFTVSGIVFLVFNFAFMGAYVNFIAHMILWFTRFINTIPYSNLNTISPNILEIMLYYIFVLCAFKIIIIKKEYRKVLYYALSIVFAMSIIYDSIPGKLKISFIDVGQGDSILIMTPDRKEILIDGGGKPVSEYSSIDIGNEVIMPFLLKHGINRIDMVISTHSDYDHLGGLYAVMKNFPVGYFVKSDMGSVDGYADIFEKCPVKQSKIINIKTGDEISAGKYVKFFALSPSKKQYDENDSSIVLKLVYRNFSALFTGDISDKIESGLLKEDIHADVLKVPHHGSKTSSSQAFLDKINPKAAVISVGENSFGHPSPVVLKRLTDKKVELFRTDKQGEVDITTNGNSFNIRTAVAH; the protein is encoded by the coding sequence ATGCAAAGGATATTATTTTGGGCCTTCATGTTTTACAGCATGGGACTTATTTTTGGTGCTGCCTTAAGACCGTTTTCATATATATTTTTAATTTCAAGCATATTTTTACTGATTCTATCAATAGCATATTATATAAAAGGCAAAAGAACATTTTACCTTTTATATCTGCTTGTCTTATCTCTTGGAATGTTCTATTATCCATACAAATTGAACAATTTAAACAGGTTGCATGATAGGTTTAAGGGTAAGGATGCCATGTTGTACGGACAAATATCCGATGAAGTTTCAATTAAGGACAGACTTAAAAAATACATATTGCATGTGGATAGAATCGAGATCGGCAATGTTATTTATAGATGCAAAAGTGAAGTACAGGTGATAGATTTCAGGAATACAAAAAGTTACGTCACACCTTATGAATATATAAAAATAGATGGGACATTTGAAGAATATCAGCCTTATAAAAATATAGGAATGGACAATTATAGCGATTATCTATTGAGGCATGGTGTTTTCGGAACATTTACCGCAAACTATTCTAAAGACATAAATCCTGAGAAATGTTCGAAAAGGTTTTTAGAGCAGATAGCATACCGCATCAAAGAAAGAGCAGAAAGCAGGCTGATGCCGGTGTTAGATAAAGAATCATACGGCATGATGAAGGGGGTACTTTTTGGCGATACCGAAGGCTATGACAGAGATGATTATGAAGCATTTAAAAAATGCGGGATTGCTCATATATTTGCAGTATCAGGATACAATATATGGCTTATTTATTTTATCCTGAGCAATGTATTATTTTTCCTGGGAAATAATAGCAGACTGAAATCATATATAATAATCTTCTTCCTTATGCTGTATACAGTCATGACGGGGCTCACGCCATCGGTCATGAGGGCGTTTGTAATGGCTTCCATAATAATTGCAGGTAAATTGATGAACAAACATGCCGATTCCCTGACATCGCTGTCACTATCCGGCTTTATCATATTAACTGTGAATCCTCTGCTGATCATGGATATCGGTTTCATACTATCATTTATTTCGGCAGCGTCTATCATATTGATATTGCCGCGCATGGAAAAGATTAAAATGCCGATACACGGTAAAATCAAGGATGTATTCCTGGTGACTCTGTCGGTACAGATAGGGATATTGCCCGCTATAACATATTATTTTAACAATTTGCCTTTGCTTTCCATACCGGCAAACATGATTATCATGCCTGTTGTATCCGTTTTTACAGTTTCAGGCATCGTTTTTTTGGTATTCAATTTCGCTTTTATGGGAGCTTATGTAAATTTTATAGCTCACATGATTTTATGGTTCACCAGGTTTATAAACACTATTCCTTATTCTAACCTCAATACGATATCTCCGAATATTTTAGAAATAATGCTCTACTATATATTTGTGCTGTGTGCTTTTAAAATAATAATAATTAAAAAAGAATACAGAAAGGTGCTGTATTATGCTTTGTCGATTGTATTTGCCATGTCCATCATATACGATTCGATTCCCGGGAAGCTTAAAATAAGCTTTATAGACGTCGGACAGGGCGACAGCATTTTAATCATGACGCCTGATAGAAAGGAGATACTTATAGATGGGGGAGGGAAGCCTGTATCCGAATATTCAAGCATCGATATAGGAAATGAAGTCATAATGCCTTTTCTTTTAAAACATGGTATAAACAGGATCGATATGGTTATATCCACGCACAGCGATTATGACCATCTGGGAGGATTATATGCGGTTATGAAGAACTTTCCGGTTGGATATTTTGTTAAGTCGGATATGGGCAGTGTCGATGGCTATGCAGATATTTTCGAAAAATGTCCTGTTAAACAAAGCAAGATTATAAATATAAAAACAGGAGATGAGATATCGGCAGGAAAATATGTAAAGTTCTTCGCCCTGAGCCCTTCGAAAAAACAGTATGATGAGAATGATTCATCCATCGTACTCAAGCTTGTTTATAGAAATTTTTCAGCGCTGTTTACAGGCGATATAAGCGATAAAATAGAGAGCGGCTTATTAAAAGAAGATATACATGCCGATGTATTAAAAGTCCCCCATCATGGGAGCAAAACTTCGTCAAGCCAGGCTTTTTTGGACAAAATAAATCCAAAAGCTGCGGTAATATCCGTCGGGGAAAATTCATTCGGGCATCCTTCACCGGTTGTTTTAAAAAGGTTAACTGATAAAAAAGTCGAATTGTTCAGGACGGATAAGCAAGGGGAAGTAGATATAACTACAAACGGGAATTCATTTAACATAAGGACCGCTGTGGCTCATTGA
- the hrcA gene encoding heat-inducible transcriptional repressor HrcA produces MDLDERKRHILKALINDYIVSAEPVGSRTIAKRYRLGISSATIRNEMADLEDMGYLEQPHTSAGRVPSDKGYRIYVDQLMGVEKLSQEEAQYIRTSIQKIAMGEIERIIRETSKILSFLTNYTAMVMAPETRKSTLKRIQLVSIDTTHIVAIAITNFGVVKSTNISLSKAIDIDKLVAINNLLNDKLTGLTIEEINLEVITKIQREVRGYNEILNEILPILYDSLKCMDDREVYLEGSSNIFNYPEYNAIEKARSFLNILDRKDILYKILSCDDDDINISIGHENKYDEINDCSIISTTYKIGDYAVGAVGIIGPKRMNYAKVLATMEYFTTCLNKILKDYFDG; encoded by the coding sequence ATGGATTTGGATGAGAGAAAGAGGCATATTCTCAAGGCTTTAATAAATGATTATATTGTATCTGCCGAACCTGTGGGGTCCAGGACGATTGCCAAAAGATACAGGCTTGGAATAAGCTCTGCGACTATAAGGAACGAGATGGCAGACCTTGAGGATATGGGATATCTGGAACAACCTCACACTTCTGCGGGAAGGGTCCCTTCAGATAAGGGCTATAGGATTTATGTCGATCAACTTATGGGTGTTGAGAAACTTTCACAGGAAGAAGCTCAATATATAAGGACAAGTATACAAAAAATTGCTATGGGTGAAATAGAAAGAATCATACGGGAAACATCGAAAATATTATCTTTCCTTACGAATTATACTGCGATGGTCATGGCGCCTGAGACAAGAAAAAGCACTTTAAAACGTATTCAATTGGTGTCGATAGATACAACGCATATTGTAGCTATTGCCATTACGAATTTCGGAGTTGTAAAAAGTACAAATATAAGCCTTTCCAAGGCTATAGACATCGATAAACTTGTAGCCATAAACAATCTTTTAAATGATAAGCTGACGGGTCTTACAATTGAAGAGATTAATTTAGAGGTAATAACCAAGATCCAGAGAGAAGTAAGGGGATATAATGAAATATTGAATGAGATATTGCCTATACTTTATGACAGCTTGAAATGTATGGATGATAGAGAAGTTTATCTGGAAGGGAGCTCAAATATTTTCAATTATCCTGAGTATAATGCAATAGAAAAGGCAAGATCCTTCTTGAATATTCTTGACAGAAAGGATATATTGTATAAAATACTTTCATGTGATGACGACGATATAAATATATCCATAGGTCATGAAAACAAATATGATGAAATCAACGACTGCAGCATTATAAGCACTACATATAAAATTGGGGATTATGCTGTTGGAGCCGTTGGTATAATTGGTCCTAAAAGGATGAATTATGCAAAGGTCTTGGCAACGATGGAATACTTTACAACCTGCCTTAACAAAATACTCAAAGACTATTTTGATGGTTAA
- the lepA gene encoding translation elongation factor 4, with translation MDNDRQKRIRNFCIIAHIDHGKSTLADRLIEMTGTLTKREMDEQVLDNMDIERERGITIKAQAVRLIYKARDGKEYILNLIDTPGHVDFNYEVSRSLAACEGALLIVDATQGIQAQTLANCYLALEHDLDVIPVINKIDLPSADPDETKKEIEDIIGLDAKDAPLISAKLGIGIDRVLNAIVEKISYPKGDEDAPLKALIFDSYYDNYKGVIAHIRIKEGVIKTGMKIKMMATGKEFDVTEVGIFRPDMVPTGILRAGEVGYVAASMKEVRDTRVGDTITSAERPALKALPGYRPAIPMVFCGIYPADGAKYNELKESLEKLQINDAALLFEPETSAALGFGFRCGFLGLLHMEIIQERLEREYNVDLVTTAPSVIYKIIKTDGTEMEITNPANMPDPSEISSMEEPIVKTTIITPADYTGPIMELCQSRRGILKDMQYLEEKRVMFHYEMPLNEIIFNFFDALKSRTKGYASLDYELCGYKKAELVKLDILMNGELVDALSMIVPKERAYNKGRAITEKLKEVMPRQLFEIPIQAAIGSKIIARETVKALRKDVLAKCYGGDITRKKKLLEKQKEGKKKMRKIGTVEIPQEAFMAVLKID, from the coding sequence ATGGATAACGATCGTCAAAAGAGAATAAGAAACTTTTGCATAATTGCACATATAGACCATGGAAAATCGACATTGGCCGACAGGCTTATAGAGATGACAGGCACGCTCACAAAACGCGAGATGGATGAGCAGGTGCTCGATAACATGGATATTGAAAGGGAACGCGGGATAACAATAAAAGCTCAGGCTGTAAGGCTTATATACAAAGCCCGCGATGGCAAGGAATATATATTGAACCTTATCGATACTCCGGGTCATGTCGATTTCAATTATGAAGTATCCCGAAGCCTGGCAGCGTGTGAAGGGGCGCTTCTCATAGTTGATGCCACTCAGGGAATACAGGCTCAGACACTTGCAAATTGCTACTTGGCCCTTGAGCATGACCTTGATGTGATTCCCGTTATAAATAAAATAGATTTACCCAGCGCAGACCCTGATGAAACAAAAAAGGAGATAGAAGATATAATAGGACTTGATGCAAAAGACGCTCCTTTGATATCTGCAAAACTCGGCATAGGCATTGACCGGGTATTGAATGCCATAGTGGAAAAAATATCATATCCAAAGGGCGATGAAGATGCGCCGCTTAAGGCTTTGATATTCGACAGCTATTATGACAATTACAAAGGGGTTATTGCCCATATAAGAATTAAGGAGGGCGTCATCAAAACGGGCATGAAAATAAAAATGATGGCGACAGGCAAAGAGTTCGATGTGACAGAAGTCGGTATATTCAGGCCCGATATGGTACCAACAGGGATATTAAGGGCAGGGGAGGTCGGATACGTCGCAGCGAGCATGAAAGAAGTCAGGGATACAAGGGTTGGTGATACGATAACAAGTGCCGAGAGGCCTGCTCTTAAGGCTCTACCGGGATATAGGCCTGCCATACCTATGGTGTTTTGCGGTATTTATCCTGCTGATGGAGCTAAATATAACGAACTCAAGGAATCCCTTGAAAAGCTTCAGATTAACGATGCGGCGCTTTTGTTTGAACCTGAAACATCTGCAGCTCTTGGGTTTGGATTCAGATGCGGATTTTTAGGGCTCCTTCATATGGAGATAATACAGGAGAGGCTTGAGAGGGAATACAACGTTGATTTAGTGACGACGGCTCCAAGTGTAATATATAAAATAATAAAGACGGATGGAACGGAAATGGAAATAACAAATCCTGCAAACATGCCTGATCCGTCGGAGATAAGTTCCATGGAAGAGCCTATTGTAAAAACTACCATAATAACTCCGGCAGATTATACCGGCCCCATAATGGAATTATGTCAGAGCAGGAGAGGAATACTTAAGGATATGCAGTATCTTGAAGAAAAAAGGGTTATGTTTCACTATGAAATGCCTTTAAATGAGATTATTTTTAATTTTTTTGATGCTCTGAAATCAAGGACAAAGGGTTATGCATCCCTTGACTATGAGTTATGCGGTTATAAAAAAGCCGAACTTGTGAAACTCGATATACTGATGAACGGCGAATTAGTAGATGCCTTATCGATGATTGTTCCAAAGGAAAGAGCGTACAACAAGGGAAGAGCTATTACCGAGAAGCTTAAAGAAGTAATGCCGAGGCAGCTTTTTGAAATACCCATTCAGGCGGCTATAGGTTCTAAAATAATAGCCCGCGAAACTGTAAAAGCATTGAGGAAGGATGTGCTGGCAAAATGCTACGGCGGTGATATAACAAGAAAGAAGAAGCTTCTTGAAAAGCAGAAGGAAGGGAAAAAGAAGATGAGGAAGATAGGTACGGTGGAAATCCCTCAGGAGGCATTTATGGCGGTGCTCAAGATAGATTAG
- the hemW gene encoding radical SAM family heme chaperone HemW, translating into MEDIGLYIHIPFCKSKCFYCDFNSYAGKEKLQDEYVECLISEMKMRSNVLKNKNVVSIYIGGGTPTYLNPGALRRLLQFIKSMGFVNIEYSCEANPGTLTDEKLHIMKENGINRLSIGLQSWNNKILEFLGRIHSLEDFLSNYQVARALKFNNINIDLMFSIQGQTVDEFDNTLENVTALNPEHISCYSLIIEKGTLFYDKYKKGEIREIDEEIDRQMYYNAIDILNEKGYHQYEISNFARCGFECRHNIIYWKTKSYLGIGAGAHSYLDGMRSSNEVLPEKYISSIKKGKLPVSQREVLTLDDMMEEFMFMGLRMTEGVFLSEFKTRFNKDIFEIYGKQIEMLQKCKLLDIKDGRLFLTKRGIDISNQVFVQFMF; encoded by the coding sequence ATGGAAGACATAGGGCTTTATATCCATATCCCATTTTGCAAATCCAAATGTTTTTACTGTGATTTTAATTCATATGCTGGCAAGGAAAAACTTCAGGATGAATATGTAGAATGTCTCATAAGTGAAATGAAGATGAGGTCAAATGTATTAAAAAACAAAAACGTTGTTTCGATATATATAGGCGGAGGCACTCCCACTTATTTGAATCCAGGCGCGTTAAGGAGGCTGCTGCAGTTTATAAAAAGCATGGGGTTTGTAAATATAGAATATTCCTGTGAAGCAAACCCAGGTACGCTGACAGATGAAAAGCTTCATATAATGAAAGAGAACGGTATAAACAGGCTTAGCATAGGGCTGCAGTCTTGGAATAACAAGATACTTGAATTTTTGGGTAGGATACACAGCTTAGAAGATTTTTTAAGCAATTATCAGGTGGCAAGAGCCTTAAAATTCAATAATATAAATATAGATCTTATGTTTTCCATACAGGGGCAGACTGTAGATGAATTTGATAATACATTGGAAAATGTAACGGCATTGAATCCGGAGCATATTTCGTGCTACAGTCTGATTATAGAAAAGGGTACTTTATTTTATGATAAGTATAAAAAAGGCGAGATAAGAGAAATAGATGAAGAAATAGACAGGCAGATGTATTATAACGCTATAGACATTTTAAATGAAAAAGGCTATCACCAATACGAAATATCAAATTTTGCAAGATGCGGTTTTGAATGCAGGCATAATATAATCTACTGGAAGACGAAATCGTATCTTGGAATCGGAGCCGGAGCCCATTCATATCTGGACGGGATGAGGTCGTCCAATGAGGTATTGCCCGAAAAGTATATAAGCAGTATAAAAAAGGGAAAATTGCCTGTATCTCAAAGAGAAGTCCTAACACTTGATGATATGATGGAAGAATTTATGTTCATGGGGCTCAGAATGACAGAGGGAGTATTTTTAAGCGAATTTAAGACAAGATTCAATAAAGATATTTTTGAAATATACGGTAAGCAAATCGAAATGCTGCAAAAATGCAAACTTCTGGATATTAAAGATGGAAGACTTTTTTTAACAAAGAGGGGTATAGACATTTCCAACCAGGTTTTCGTCCAATTTATGTTCTGA
- the holA gene encoding DNA polymerase III subunit delta produces MADIKNYRSLLSDLDRGRFKNVYLFFGPETFLINDAVKRFIDKFVSNDFKNLNFIRLNYNSIDFNDIVNACETLPFMDKKKIVVVDDCSFFKSSRTDKDTASDKHSPGISKYIPGLPDTTILILIAGAEVDKRLKAYSAVKKIGDIVEFSPLKGQEMAMWIEGRLKSQGKKISGADAFYFSERVLDSLFDAENEIQKMCAYVGERIQITRDDIDALVPKSLEANVFQLVDSISEKNTGKALYLFNELLLDSEPIPLILAMIIRQYRLLLHTKLLSAKKLSSQEIANRLSVRFFVCSKLQKIIKKYTESDIQKRLYRCLDTDAAIKSGKADQRIAIETLIVEFSR; encoded by the coding sequence TTGGCGGATATAAAAAATTACAGGTCGTTACTATCTGATCTCGATAGGGGCAGATTTAAAAATGTTTATCTTTTTTTCGGTCCTGAGACTTTTCTTATCAATGATGCGGTAAAAAGATTCATTGACAAATTTGTAAGCAATGATTTTAAAAATTTGAACTTTATAAGGCTTAATTATAACTCCATAGATTTCAATGATATTGTCAATGCCTGCGAAACTCTTCCATTCATGGATAAAAAAAAGATAGTGGTTGTTGACGACTGCAGTTTTTTTAAATCTTCAAGGACCGATAAGGATACAGCTTCCGATAAACACTCACCGGGTATAAGCAAGTATATACCCGGTCTGCCCGATACTACCATTTTGATACTTATAGCGGGCGCTGAAGTTGATAAGAGATTAAAAGCATATAGTGCAGTTAAAAAAATTGGAGATATCGTAGAGTTCAGCCCGTTAAAGGGTCAGGAAATGGCCATGTGGATTGAAGGAAGATTGAAAAGTCAAGGTAAAAAAATAAGCGGCGCTGATGCTTTTTATTTTAGCGAAAGGGTTTTAGATTCATTATTTGATGCCGAAAACGAGATTCAGAAGATGTGCGCTTATGTAGGCGAGCGGATACAGATAACAAGAGATGATATAGATGCCCTGGTGCCAAAATCCCTTGAAGCAAATGTTTTTCAATTGGTAGATTCCATATCAGAGAAAAATACTGGTAAAGCCCTTTATTTGTTCAATGAGCTTCTTTTGGATTCGGAACCTATCCCCTTGATACTTGCGATGATCATAAGGCAGTACAGGCTTCTTTTGCATACAAAACTTCTATCGGCAAAAAAACTTTCAAGCCAGGAAATTGCAAACAGGCTTTCTGTAAGATTTTTTGTATGCAGCAAGCTGCAAAAGATCATAAAAAAATATACTGAAAGCGACATTCAAAAAAGGCTGTACAGGTGTTTGGATACCGATGCGGCTATAAAGTCCGGAAAGGCGGATCAGAGAATCGCAATAGAGACACTTATTGTGGAATTTTCAAGATAG
- the rpsT gene encoding 30S ribosomal protein S20 yields MANIKSAIKRIKITEKKTLRNRMVKSSVKTIVKKFDEYVAAGNMDEAKKLFPRVSHVIDRAAAKGVIHRNTAARKKSKLSLKLNKAVSQ; encoded by the coding sequence TTGGCAAACATAAAATCAGCTATAAAAAGGATAAAGATAACTGAAAAGAAAACATTGAGAAACAGAATGGTAAAATCAAGCGTTAAAACCATAGTTAAAAAGTTTGATGAGTATGTGGCTGCAGGTAATATGGACGAAGCAAAAAAGTTATTTCCAAGAGTAAGTCATGTTATAGACAGAGCCGCCGCAAAGGGTGTTATACATCGCAATACGGCTGCAAGGAAAAAATCCAAATTATCTTTAAAGTTGAATAAAGCAGTTTCACAGTAA
- the grpE gene encoding nucleotide exchange factor GrpE — protein MTEEKNKKVDKESVSADDVKSEKAGEAASAANIKDEKANKAEEAEGKKEVESSQSSEKAKEKAEGAGDNKTVDALKDKVQTLDSELKEKDKQLSQYIELAQRIKAEFDNYKKRTIREKEQLYTDISANVILKLLPVVDNLERAVSSDASDGKSILEGLKMILKQIKDVLCKEGVEEIQSVGKNFDPNLHNAVMHIEDKSYKANTIVEEFQKGYKLKDKVIRHSMVKVAN, from the coding sequence ATGACTGAAGAAAAGAATAAAAAAGTCGATAAAGAAAGTGTGTCTGCAGATGATGTAAAAAGTGAAAAAGCAGGAGAAGCTGCAAGCGCAGCTAATATAAAAGATGAAAAAGCAAACAAAGCTGAAGAAGCTGAGGGCAAAAAAGAGGTAGAGTCATCGCAGTCATCAGAAAAGGCAAAGGAAAAGGCCGAAGGTGCAGGCGATAATAAAACAGTTGACGCTCTCAAAGATAAGGTGCAGACATTAGATAGCGAGCTTAAGGAAAAAGATAAACAGCTAAGTCAGTATATAGAACTTGCTCAGAGGATAAAAGCAGAGTTTGATAACTATAAAAAGAGGACTATAAGGGAAAAGGAGCAACTGTATACCGATATATCTGCCAATGTGATTTTAAAATTGCTTCCGGTTGTAGATAATCTCGAGAGGGCTGTTTCATCGGATGCCTCCGACGGGAAGAGCATACTGGAAGGATTAAAGATGATATTGAAACAGATTAAAGATGTGCTCTGCAAGGAAGGCGTAGAGGAAATACAGTCGGTTGGCAAAAACTTCGATCCTAATCTTCATAATGCCGTAATGCATATTGAAGATAAGTCGTATAAGGCCAACACGATAGTGGAGGAGTTTCAGAAAGGTTATAAGTTAAAGGATAAAGTTATAAGACATAGTATGGTTAAAGTTGCTAATTAA
- the gpr gene encoding GPR endopeptidase, with protein sequence MFSIRTDLALEAREAYSKENKGEIPGVEVDVKKEENLTATTVKVVDKRGEKVIGKPMGTYITIEAPELKNFDQELLDDTSRYMARVLEPLIKLDKDKTAMVVGLGNWNVTPDALGPKVVSRLMITRHLKQMMSHDIDDGIRPVCALSPGVLGITGIETSEIIQGVVNKIKPDIVLVVDSLASRKLSRVSTTIQIGNTGISPGSGVGNKRMGLTQSILGVPVIAIGVPTVVDAATMANDTIDLVIDDLIRQTEKGKEFYNMLKSLNKDEKFQLIQEVLSPYAENLMVTPKDVDSIIDNISKIIANGINIALHPSIDIKDVNRYIN encoded by the coding sequence ATGTTTAGTATAAGAACGGATCTTGCATTAGAGGCAAGAGAAGCATATAGCAAAGAAAACAAGGGAGAAATACCAGGTGTCGAGGTAGATGTAAAAAAAGAAGAAAACCTTACAGCGACTACTGTTAAAGTGGTGGATAAAAGAGGAGAAAAGGTTATCGGAAAACCTATGGGAACATATATAACCATCGAAGCACCAGAGCTTAAGAATTTTGATCAGGAGCTTTTAGATGATACGAGCAGATACATGGCGAGAGTTCTTGAACCGTTGATTAAGCTTGATAAAGATAAGACCGCCATGGTCGTAGGGCTTGGGAACTGGAATGTAACTCCCGATGCATTAGGACCTAAAGTCGTTTCGAGGCTCATGATTACAAGGCATCTAAAGCAGATGATGTCCCATGATATCGATGATGGCATAAGGCCCGTATGCGCACTTTCGCCGGGAGTACTGGGGATTACTGGAATCGAAACAAGCGAAATAATACAGGGTGTCGTAAATAAGATAAAGCCGGATATCGTCTTGGTTGTCGACTCGTTGGCATCAAGGAAACTATCGAGAGTAAGCACGACGATACAAATTGGGAATACCGGCATAAGTCCGGGATCGGGTGTTGGCAACAAGAGAATGGGTCTGACGCAGAGCATACTCGGTGTTCCCGTAATAGCCATTGGCGTGCCAACTGTCGTAGACGCCGCCACGATGGCCAATGATACGATAGATCTTGTAATCGACGATCTTATCAGGCAAACGGAAAAGGGTAAGGAGTTTTACAATATGTTAAAAAGCCTGAATAAAGATGAAAAGTTCCAGCTTATACAGGAAGTGCTTTCACCATATGCAGAGAATTTAATGGTTACTCCTAAGGATGTTGATTCCATTATAGATAATATTTCAAAGATAATCGCAAATGGGATCAATATCGCTCTTCATCCTTCCATAGATATCAAAGATGTAAACAGGTATATCAATTGA